The following are encoded in a window of Phaseolus vulgaris cultivar G19833 chromosome 3, P. vulgaris v2.0, whole genome shotgun sequence genomic DNA:
- the LOC137808330 gene encoding probable disease resistance protein At5g66900: MKRPFGVPEKHEFTVGLDVPFSKLKMELLHESVSIIVLTGFGGSGKTTLATKLCWDQQVMSKFKGNILFITLSKAPKLKIIVERLFEHSGDQVPEFQSDEDAVYQLGLLLRKTDASPILLVLDDVWPGSEAIVEKFKVQISNYKILVTSRVAFPRFGTPFILKPLAHEDAITLFRHHALLKNSSSIIPDEDLVQKVVSHCKGLPLAIKVIGRSLSNRPYEFWQKMVEELSQGHSILDSNIDLLTSLQKILDVLEDNSIIKECFMDLALFPEDQRIPLAALVDIWAELYGLDNNGIEVMAIVNKLDSMNLANVLVTRKNTNDTDSYYYNSRFVILHDILRDLAIYESTQEQTEQRKRLMIDMDENKPEGCLIEPKPQQIRTRTLSISTDETFTSYWSNLLPVQAEILVLNLRTNQYSFPKLLKKMSILKVLIVIKYGFRPCEMINFELLGSLNNLKRIRLEKICIPSFVIIKNLKKLSLYMCDTRQAFGNSNMLISDAFPNLEDLNIDYSKDMIGLPKGLCDITSLKMLSISNCHKLSELPQEIGNLVNLKLLRLSSCTDLEGIPNSIVRLSNLRHMDISNCIGLRNLPEDFGNLCNLGNLYMTSCARCELPPSIVNLKNLRKVVCDEETAASWEPFKHMLPYLNIDIPQLDVNLNWLHAIHS; this comes from the exons ATGAAGCGTCCTTTTGGTGTTCCTGAAAAGCATGAATTCACTGTTGGATTGGATGTACCATTTAGCAAGTTGAAGATGGAACTTCTCCATGAATCTGTGTCCATCATTGTGTTGACTGGTTTTGGAGGATCTGGGAAAACCACTCTGGCTACAAAACTTTGTTGGGACCAACAAGTCATGA GTAAATTCAAGGGAAATATATTATTCATCACCCTCTCTAAGGCTCCTAAATTGAAGATTATTGTAGAAAGATTATTTGAACATAGTGGAGACCAAGTGCCAGAGTTTCAAAGTGATGAAGATGCAGTTTATCAATTGGGACTTTTGCTAAGGAAAACTGATGCAAGTCCTATTCTGTTGGTTCTGGATGATGTCTGGCCTGGCTCAGAAGCCATAGTTGAGAAATTTAAAGTTCAgatatcaaattataaaattctgGTTACTTCAAGAGTTGCATTTCCTAGATTTGGCACTCCATTCATCTTAAAACCGCTTGCTCATGAAGATGCAATAACCCTTTTTCGTCACCATGCTCTCTTGAAAAATAGCAGTTCAATTATTCCTGACGAAGATCTTGTCCAAAAG GTGGTGAGTCATTGCAAGGGTTTACCGCTTGCCATTAAAGTTATTGGTAGATCCCTAAGTAATCGACCTTATGAATTTTGGCAAAAGATGGTGGAGGAATTGTCTCAAGGTCATTCGATACTTGATTCCAACATTGATTTACTTACTTCCCTACAAAAGATCTTAGATGTCTTGGAAGATAATTCCATCATCAAAGAGTGCTTCATGGACTTGGCTTTATTTCCTGAAGACCAAAGAATTCCTCTTGCTGCTCTCGTTGATATCTGGGCAGAGTTGTATGGACTAGATAATAATGGCATAGAAGTAATGGCCATTGTCAACAAATTGGACTCCATGAATTTGGCTAATGTCTTAGTAACAAG GAAAAATACAAATGACACAGACAGTTACTACTACAATAGCCGTTTTGTCATCCTTCATGATATTCTAAGAGACTTGGCCATTTATGAAAGCACTCAAGAACAAACTGAACAGAGAAAAAGACTGATGATTGACATGGATGAAAATAAACCTGAAGGGTGTCTTATTGAACCAAAACCCCAACAGATTCGTACTCGGACTTTGTCTATATCAACTG ATGAAACTTTCACTTCATATTGGTCCAACCTACTACCAGTTCAAGCTGAGATTCTGGTTTTAAACCTACGAACTAATCAGTACTCCTTTCCAAAGTTACTGAAAAAAATGAGTATACTAAAAGTTCTGATAGTCATAAAGTATGGTTTCCGTCCTTGTGAAATGATCAATTTTGAGCTACTTGGCTCACTAAACAACCTAAAACGAATCAGGCTAGAGAAGATTTGTATTCCTTCCTTTGTCATAATAAAGAATCTTAAAAAGTTATCCCTCTACATGTGTGATACAAGACAGGCTTTCGGAAACAGTAACATGCTAATTTCAGATGCTTTTCCAAATCTAGAGGACTTGAATATTGACTACAGCAAAGATATGATTGGATTGCCTAAGGGGCTGTGTGATATCACCTCCTTGAAGATGCTCAGTATTAGTAATTGCCATAAGCTTTCTGAATTGCCTCAAGAAATTGGAAACTTGGTGAATTTGAAACTCCTAAGGCTGAGTTCTTGTACTGATTTGGAAGGGATACCAAATTCTATAGTAAGACTTTCGAATCTAAGACATATGGACATCTCAAACTGCATTGGCCTTCGTAATTTACCAGAGGACTTTGGCAATCTATGTAATCTTGGAAATCTGTACATGACAAGTTGTGCAAGGTGTGAATTGCCACCCTCAATCGTAAATCTTAAGAATTTAAGGAAAGTGGTGTGTGATGAAGAGACGGCTGCTTCATGGGAACCTTTCAAGCACATGCTTCCCTATCTAAATATAGATATTCCTCAACTTGATGTTAACTTGAATTGGCTTCATGCAATTCACTCCTAA